A single Anopheles arabiensis isolate DONGOLA chromosome 2, AaraD3, whole genome shotgun sequence DNA region contains:
- the LOC120908497 gene encoding uncharacterized protein LOC120908497 — translation MIANAAVPRLATAAAQALQRRTYFSVSSSLPQVRVSLAEKTVHGLAIFGGVIAYPIWVIAHVREYKGGN, via the exons ATGATTGCTAACGCCGCCGTACCGCGAttggccaccgccgccgcccagGCCCTGCAGCGCCGCACGTACTTCTCTGTGTCGAGCAGCCTGCCCCAGGTTCGCGTATCCCTCGCG GAAAAAACCGTCCATGGCCTGGCCATCTTCGGTGGAGTGATTGCCTACCCGATCTGGGTCATTGCTCACGTCCGTGAGTACAAGGGAGGCAACTAA
- the LOC120908494 gene encoding RNA pseudouridylate synthase domain-containing protein 1-like: MIDEIVDRIVQFFSTGLVEKIIKAFLVLCDRFVNFILSLCEGNNYKKKDETVDVLYTSGNFLVINKKHDLLINSNDTKKKTVQTIMRKQFPEYVQDNLTHDFYFAHRLDFATSGILCIPLNKNACKEVCQVFEEQRARKYYLALLRGHTDFDEEVIDIAIGEDVRFKDTSKKMCTILEDELCQNPRRSITKVLVLDRGYYNGKPVTKVLLRPITGRRHQLRLHCSQIGHVIVGDYTYSLKIDTSPPRMFLHAFRLVLPNTIENLDIQTDDPFTEKALKYKWKVVEQVNSIANAFDIIDSF, from the exons ATGATAGATGAAATCGTAGACCGCATCGTTCAGTTCTTTTCCACTGGACTGGtggaaaaaatcatcaaagctTTCCTAGTCCTATGCGATCGGTTTGTGAATTTCATCCTTTCCCTATGCGAGGGAAACAATTACAAGAAAAAGGACGAAACGGTCGATGTGCTGTATACTAGTGGCAACTTTTTGGTCATCAACAAGAAGCATGATTTACTGATAAACTCAAATGACACAAAAAAG AAAACAGTGCAAACAATAATGCGGAAACAATTTCCCGAATACGTGCAGGATAATCTCACCCACGACTTTTACTTCGCTCATCGGCTTGACTTTGCCACCAGTGGAATACTGTGCATTCCGCTGAACAAAAATGCTTGCAAAGAAGTGTGCCAGGTGTTCGAGGAGCAGCGCGCCAGGAAGTACTATCTAGCGTTGCTCCGCGGGCATACCGATTTCGACGAGGAAGTAATCGACATCGCGATAG GCGAAGATGTGCGGTTCAAGGATACAAGCAAAAAAATGTGCACCATCCTGGAGGATGAACTATGCCAAAATCCACGACGTAGTATAACGAAAGTGCTGGTGCTGGATAGAGGCTACTACAACGGGAAGCCGGTCACCAAAGTGCTTTTACGGCCAATCACCGGTCGCCGGCATCAGTTACGGCTACACTGCTCGCAGATTGGCCACGTGATCGTAGGAGACTACACGTACAGCTTGAAAATCGACACGTCGCCGCCACGCATGTTTCTGCACGCGTTTCGCCTCGTGCTGCCGAACACAATCGAAAATCTCGACATTCAGACGGACGATCCGTTCACGGAGAAAGCGCTCAAGTACAAGTGGAAAGTGGTGGAGCAGGTGAACAGCATTGCGAACGCGTTCGACATCATCGACTCATTTTAA